In Streptomyces sp. NBC_01381, a genomic segment contains:
- a CDS encoding PP2C family protein-serine/threonine phosphatase, translating into MGLVPGADIGGRRAVGQRGGRPRNPGEGSDTSPDVTHERALVRALPWLLLVIGVVYDMSTPPEFTAAPLFTAAPLIAAPFYSLLSTALIGAASCLAVLALHFGNSTTTDVEAVTELLTVLTVAVLAALINRVVRRSDEQLASARSIAETAQRAVLPQPDHRIGGLDIAARYEAADADAFIGGDLYAVQDTPHGVRVIVGDVRGKGMGAVAAVAVVIGAFREAAEQEATLEAVAQRLERALAREGMRREGLDAFEGFTTAVLAEIPRGDGVIRILNRGHPEPLLLRGDGRLCVLSASEPALPLGMGDLGVWPDRADEAEFPPGAMLLLYTDGLSEARDIRGEFYNPAARLGGRIFPGPHGPDSLLATLAEEVRRHTGGGGTDDMALLAVRRPESGDAPAAAPPDVTGRD; encoded by the coding sequence ATGGGGCTGGTCCCGGGCGCGGACATCGGCGGGAGACGAGCGGTGGGGCAGCGAGGAGGACGTCCGAGAAACCCCGGAGAGGGGTCGGACACGAGTCCGGACGTCACCCACGAGCGGGCCCTCGTGCGGGCCCTCCCGTGGCTCCTCCTGGTCATCGGGGTCGTGTACGACATGTCGACCCCTCCGGAGTTCACCGCGGCGCCCCTGTTCACCGCCGCCCCGCTGATCGCCGCCCCGTTCTACTCGCTCCTCAGCACCGCCCTCATCGGCGCCGCCTCCTGCCTCGCCGTGCTCGCCCTGCACTTCGGCAACAGCACCACCACCGACGTCGAGGCCGTCACCGAGCTGCTCACCGTGCTGACGGTCGCCGTGCTCGCCGCCCTCATCAACCGCGTCGTACGCCGCAGCGACGAACAGCTCGCCTCCGCCCGCTCCATCGCGGAGACCGCCCAGCGCGCCGTGCTGCCGCAGCCGGATCACCGGATCGGGGGGCTCGACATCGCGGCGCGGTACGAGGCCGCGGACGCCGACGCGTTCATCGGTGGGGATCTGTACGCCGTGCAGGACACCCCGCACGGCGTACGCGTCATCGTCGGTGACGTACGCGGCAAGGGGATGGGCGCGGTGGCGGCCGTCGCCGTCGTCATCGGGGCGTTCCGGGAGGCGGCCGAGCAGGAGGCGACCCTTGAGGCGGTGGCGCAGCGCCTGGAGCGGGCGCTCGCGCGGGAAGGCATGCGGCGCGAGGGGCTCGACGCCTTCGAGGGGTTCACCACCGCCGTCCTCGCGGAGATCCCGCGCGGCGACGGAGTCATCCGCATCCTCAACCGCGGGCATCCCGAGCCGCTGCTCCTGCGCGGCGACGGACGGCTGTGCGTGCTGTCCGCGAGCGAGCCAGCGCTGCCGCTCGGGATGGGCGACCTGGGGGTCTGGCCGGACCGCGCCGACGAGGCGGAGTTCCCGCCGGGGGCGATGCTGCTGCTCTACACCGACGGGCTCTCGGAGGCGCGGGACATCCGCGGCGAGTTCTACAACCCGGCGGCCCGGCTCGGCGGCCGGATCTTTCCCGGACCCCACGGTCCGGACTCGCTGCTTGCGACGCTGGCCGAAGAGGTGCGCCGGCACACCGGCGGGGGAGGGACGGACGACATGGCGCTGCTCGCGGTGCGGCGGCCGGAATCCGGCGACGCACCGGCCGCTGCACCGCCCGATGTCACGGGCCGTGACTGA
- a CDS encoding aldo/keto reductase, producing the protein MTSLRKLGPSDLEVFPLALGGNVFGWTADEAQSFAVLDAYTAAGGNFVDTADVYSAWAPGNKGGESETVIGNWLAARGHRSDVVIATKVGAHSDYKGLSANTIKSGAEESLRRLRTDYIDLYYTHFDDPTVPVEEIITALDDLVTSGKVRAIAASNLTAERLQESIDFSDREGLARYVALQPHYNLVSRGTYEGPLQEVASRSGLAAVPYYALASGFLTGKYRPGAQVDSARAEGAGKHLETDRGVKVLAALDEIAAERGAEVATVALAWLAAQPTVAAPIASARTVEQLPALLAVGDLELTEAEVTALTKASA; encoded by the coding sequence ATGACTTCTCTACGCAAGCTCGGCCCGTCCGACCTCGAGGTCTTCCCGCTCGCCCTCGGCGGCAACGTCTTCGGCTGGACGGCCGACGAGGCGCAGTCCTTCGCGGTGCTCGACGCCTACACCGCGGCGGGCGGCAACTTCGTCGACACCGCCGACGTCTACTCGGCCTGGGCGCCGGGCAACAAGGGCGGTGAGTCCGAGACCGTCATCGGCAACTGGCTCGCCGCGCGCGGCCATCGCTCCGACGTCGTGATCGCCACCAAGGTCGGCGCCCACTCCGACTACAAGGGCCTGTCCGCGAACACCATCAAGTCCGGTGCCGAGGAGTCGCTGCGCCGGCTGCGCACCGACTACATCGACCTCTACTACACGCACTTCGACGACCCGACCGTCCCCGTCGAGGAGATCATCACCGCGCTCGACGATCTGGTGACGTCGGGCAAGGTGCGCGCGATAGCCGCCTCCAACCTGACCGCAGAGCGGCTCCAGGAGTCCATCGACTTCTCCGACCGCGAGGGCCTCGCCCGGTACGTGGCGCTGCAGCCGCACTACAACCTCGTCTCCCGCGGCACCTACGAGGGCCCGCTCCAGGAGGTCGCGTCGCGCTCCGGCCTGGCAGCGGTGCCGTATTACGCGCTCGCCTCCGGCTTCCTCACCGGCAAGTACCGCCCGGGGGCGCAGGTCGACAGCGCGCGGGCCGAGGGCGCGGGCAAGCACCTGGAGACCGACCGTGGCGTGAAGGTGCTCGCCGCCCTGGACGAGATAGCGGCCGAGCGTGGCGCCGAGGTCGCGACCGTGGCCCTGGCCTGGCTCGCCGCGCAGCCGACGGTGGCCGCGCCGATCGCATCGGCCCGCACGGTCGAGCAGCTGCCCGCGCTGCTCGCGGTGGGCGATCTCGAACTGACGGAGGCCGAGGTGACCGCGCTGACGAAGGCCTCCGCCTGA
- a CDS encoding LLM class flavin-dependent oxidoreductase, with the protein MSTTMNHISTIFPIQPDSLDPMVEFGTFARDLGVRRIWLGQSLRIETHQALAAFAARVPGVSLGTSVALTMLRHPYQAAVEARSISALSGAPYVAGFGPGARNFQASLLGQPYERPLKMVAEYATLVRKLLDSEVLSHQGDYFTATTGMLHVPAPAAEVGLGVLRPGMARTVGEVADVAITWLTPHWYIADQLIPAIGEGVRRAGRTDTPRVASVVHAAVTRPGRNLRRIVFAAAGPHLTSEHYTDMLRRAGVEVSASDPLKGAEELLRREVFASGTVEDIANVVRAHRESGVDEVIINVCGVYLTEGTQAGLRDLREILEAVADDD; encoded by the coding sequence ATGAGCACCACCATGAACCACATCTCCACCATCTTCCCCATCCAGCCCGACTCGCTTGACCCCATGGTGGAGTTCGGCACCTTCGCCCGTGACCTGGGTGTGCGCCGGATCTGGCTCGGCCAGTCACTGCGTATCGAGACGCACCAGGCGCTCGCGGCCTTCGCGGCGCGTGTGCCGGGAGTGTCCCTGGGCACGAGCGTCGCGCTGACGATGCTGCGTCACCCCTACCAGGCGGCCGTCGAGGCCCGCTCGATCAGCGCGCTGTCGGGCGCCCCGTATGTGGCCGGCTTCGGTCCGGGGGCACGCAACTTCCAGGCGTCGCTCCTGGGCCAGCCCTACGAGCGCCCGCTGAAGATGGTGGCCGAATACGCCACCCTGGTGCGCAAACTGCTGGACAGCGAGGTGCTCTCCCACCAGGGCGACTACTTCACCGCCACCACCGGAATGCTGCACGTGCCCGCGCCCGCTGCCGAGGTGGGCCTCGGTGTCCTGCGGCCCGGCATGGCCCGGACCGTGGGCGAGGTCGCCGACGTCGCCATCACCTGGCTCACTCCCCACTGGTACATCGCCGACCAGCTGATCCCGGCGATCGGTGAAGGCGTTCGGCGGGCAGGCCGCACCGACACCCCGCGCGTTGCCAGCGTCGTGCACGCCGCGGTCACCCGGCCCGGCCGCAACCTGCGGCGGATCGTGTTCGCCGCCGCAGGACCGCACCTCACCTCGGAGCACTACACAGACATGCTGCGGCGTGCCGGAGTGGAGGTCAGCGCCTCGGACCCGCTCAAGGGCGCCGAAGAACTGCTGCGCAGGGAGGTCTTCGCTTCCGGCACGGTGGAGGACATCGCCAACGTCGTCCGGGCGCACCGGGAGAGCGGTGTGGACGAAGTGATCATCAACGTCTGCGGCGTCTACCTGACCGAGGGCACCCAGGCCGGCCTGCGGGACCTGCGCGAGATCCTTGAGGCGGTCGCGGACGATGACTGA
- a CDS encoding ABC transporter permease produces MTRALTAGFDRGVLELRQLLRSPREVFTQLSTPLMFIVLGSVLDGDIPGSTVPMAELMVAGGVATMVIQAGLLTLTQALAVEREDGTLLRVKTLPGGIRAYLIAKTFVMVVTALGGAALMLLGGAVVLGSSLPSDATRWLTLVSVLVLGLVAVAPIGAIIGSLLPNSREALGTVMIPLFALMMFSGIYFPVTVLPELAQNVVEAFPLKWIAQGVRAALLPDSALTAETTNSWELGKVHLVVGVWAVVGFLFAPRVLHRMTRRESGSRLKKSESAR; encoded by the coding sequence ATGACTCGTGCACTGACCGCCGGATTCGACCGCGGCGTACTGGAGCTCCGGCAACTGCTGCGCAGCCCCCGTGAGGTGTTCACCCAGCTGAGCACCCCCCTCATGTTCATCGTCCTGGGATCGGTCCTCGACGGCGACATCCCCGGAAGCACCGTCCCCATGGCCGAACTCATGGTCGCCGGAGGGGTCGCGACCATGGTCATCCAGGCCGGACTCCTGACGCTGACTCAGGCTCTGGCCGTGGAGCGGGAGGACGGCACCCTGCTGCGCGTGAAGACGCTTCCCGGTGGAATTCGCGCCTACCTCATCGCCAAGACGTTCGTCATGGTCGTGACCGCACTGGGCGGCGCAGCCCTGATGCTGCTCGGCGGGGCCGTAGTACTCGGCTCCTCGCTGCCGTCGGACGCCACACGCTGGCTCACGCTGGTGTCGGTGCTCGTGCTGGGACTCGTCGCCGTCGCACCGATCGGCGCGATCATCGGGTCGCTTCTGCCGAATTCGCGGGAGGCGCTTGGCACGGTGATGATCCCGCTGTTCGCGCTCATGATGTTCTCGGGCATCTACTTCCCGGTCACGGTCCTCCCGGAGCTCGCCCAGAACGTGGTGGAGGCATTCCCGCTGAAGTGGATCGCGCAGGGCGTACGCGCCGCGCTGCTGCCGGACTCGGCATTGACCGCCGAGACGACGAACAGCTGGGAACTGGGCAAGGTGCACCTGGTCGTTGGTGTGTGGGCCGTCGTGGGCTTCCTGTTCGCCCCCCGAGTGCTGCACCGGATGACCCGCCGGGAGTCCGGCAGCCGACTGAAGAAGAGCGAGTCCGCGCGATGA
- a CDS encoding PrsW family intramembrane metalloprotease: protein MATSSPHAHPMPPAGPPGLRHARWWQRRAIRAAALVTLLALSGLVILALVREQTGTEGFLVGLGLATLPVPLLIAAFRWLSRVQPGPWRNLFFSFAWGACAAALIAIVANSFATRWIATATADPSSADTLGATVIAPIVEETAKAAAVLLVFLFRRREFTGVLDGVVIAGVTATGFAFTENILYLGSAFGTDQLNGGTGLASVTAATFFVRIVMSPFAHPLFTVLTGIGFGIAALGTGRGRLRRVLLPLAGLLLAMGLHALWNGSTTFGGFFAVYALFMLPAFGLLTWLVIWLRQRGLRVVRTELPAYALAGWLTPPEPYALGTMRARTIARDYASYMQGKAAARTVAEYEAYATSLALLRHRGRRGRAGADFVVRERELLHALWERRELARPALAYAARATAPVPVPMPPPYGYRILHQQGYAYAGPAAGYPAYQAPYNPYRG, encoded by the coding sequence GTGGCCACCAGTTCTCCGCACGCGCACCCCATGCCCCCGGCGGGGCCCCCCGGGCTGCGCCACGCGCGCTGGTGGCAGCGGCGGGCCATCCGCGCCGCCGCGCTGGTCACCCTGCTCGCCCTCTCCGGGCTCGTCATCCTCGCCCTGGTGCGCGAACAGACCGGCACCGAGGGGTTCCTGGTCGGGCTCGGGCTCGCCACGCTGCCCGTGCCGCTGCTCATAGCCGCCTTCCGCTGGCTGTCCCGGGTACAGCCGGGACCCTGGCGGAACCTCTTCTTCTCTTTCGCCTGGGGCGCCTGCGCCGCCGCCCTCATAGCGATCGTCGCGAACAGCTTCGCGACCCGCTGGATAGCCACCGCCACCGCCGACCCGAGCAGCGCGGACACCCTCGGCGCGACCGTCATAGCGCCGATCGTCGAGGAGACGGCCAAGGCCGCGGCCGTCCTGCTCGTCTTCCTCTTCCGCAGACGCGAGTTCACCGGCGTCCTCGACGGCGTGGTGATAGCCGGAGTGACCGCCACCGGCTTCGCGTTCACCGAGAACATCCTCTATCTCGGCAGCGCGTTCGGCACCGACCAGCTCAACGGCGGCACCGGGCTCGCGTCCGTGACGGCGGCGACCTTCTTCGTACGCATCGTCATGTCGCCCTTCGCGCACCCGCTGTTCACCGTGCTCACCGGCATCGGCTTCGGCATCGCCGCGCTCGGCACCGGCCGCGGGCGGCTGCGCCGCGTGCTGCTTCCGCTCGCCGGACTGCTCCTCGCGATGGGCCTGCACGCCCTGTGGAACGGCTCGACGACCTTCGGCGGCTTCTTCGCGGTGTACGCGCTCTTCATGCTGCCCGCGTTCGGGCTGCTGACCTGGCTGGTGATCTGGCTCAGGCAGCGCGGCCTGCGCGTGGTGCGCACGGAGCTGCCCGCGTACGCGCTCGCGGGCTGGCTCACGCCGCCCGAGCCGTACGCGCTCGGCACGATGCGCGCCCGCACCATCGCCCGCGACTACGCCTCGTACATGCAGGGCAAGGCCGCGGCGCGCACGGTCGCGGAGTACGAGGCGTACGCGACGTCGCTCGCCCTGCTCCGGCACCGGGGCCGACGCGGCCGCGCGGGCGCCGATTTCGTCGTACGGGAGCGGGAGTTGCTGCACGCGCTGTGGGAGCGCCGCGAACTGGCCAGGCCCGCGCTCGCCTATGCGGCGCGGGCGACGGCACCCGTGCCCGTACCGATGCCGCCGCCGTACGGGTACCGGATTCTCCATCAGCAGGGATACGCGTACGCCGGACCGGCGGCGGGATATCCCGCCTACCAGGCCCCGTACAACCCCTACCGCGGCTGA
- a CDS encoding M23 family metallopeptidase: protein MASNRPAPQAVYVPSDDDLGAHDDETWEEWNPTEESIRPVRGRHRVHKKGGGGLARSSTVLGVGVIAAVGAGGIATAQGGKPPVSIEMPDISAVTDSLPEAKSLPGVGSLISDDSDSGSSDAGVTTAAAPLTAAGVSTADAEQGTTDAGEALRARIMQQAENQQDQADDAVQKAAEEAAVKKAAEQAAAEQSAAEKKIAAEKAAAKKKAEEEARRKAEAERLAKLAKSYTLPLSSYTLTSTFGQAGSMWSSGYHTGLDFAAPTGTPLKAIHSGTIKEAGWAGSYGYRTILELEDGTEIWYNHQSSMGVSAGQKVTTGDTIGRVGATGNVTGPHLHLEIHPGGDSTGVDPAAWLRDKGQSL, encoded by the coding sequence GTGGCGTCCAACCGGCCTGCCCCCCAAGCCGTTTACGTACCGAGTGACGACGACCTCGGTGCCCATGACGATGAGACTTGGGAGGAGTGGAATCCCACCGAGGAGTCCATCCGTCCCGTTCGCGGCAGGCACCGCGTCCACAAGAAGGGCGGCGGCGGGCTCGCCCGCAGCTCCACCGTCCTCGGCGTGGGCGTCATCGCCGCCGTCGGCGCGGGCGGCATCGCCACCGCGCAGGGTGGCAAGCCCCCGGTCTCCATCGAGATGCCGGACATCTCGGCCGTCACGGACTCGCTGCCGGAGGCCAAGTCCCTTCCCGGCGTGGGCTCCCTGATATCCGACGACTCCGACTCGGGCTCCTCCGACGCCGGCGTGACGACCGCCGCCGCCCCGCTCACCGCCGCAGGTGTCAGCACCGCCGACGCCGAGCAGGGCACCACCGACGCCGGTGAGGCGCTGCGGGCCCGCATCATGCAGCAGGCCGAGAACCAGCAGGACCAGGCGGACGACGCGGTCCAGAAGGCGGCGGAAGAAGCCGCCGTCAAGAAGGCCGCGGAGCAGGCCGCCGCCGAGCAGTCCGCGGCCGAGAAGAAGATCGCCGCCGAGAAGGCCGCCGCGAAGAAGAAGGCGGAAGAGGAAGCCCGGCGCAAGGCCGAGGCGGAGCGCCTGGCCAAGCTCGCCAAGAGCTACACCCTGCCCCTCAGTTCGTACACGCTCACCAGCACCTTCGGGCAGGCCGGCTCCATGTGGTCCTCCGGCTACCACACCGGCCTCGACTTCGCGGCGCCGACGGGCACGCCCCTCAAGGCGATCCACTCCGGCACCATCAAGGAGGCCGGCTGGGCGGGGTCGTACGGCTACCGCACCATCCTGGAGCTCGAGGACGGCACCGAGATCTGGTACAACCACCAGTCCTCGATGGGTGTCAGCGCCGGCCAGAAGGTCACCACCGGCGACACCATCGGCCGCGTCGGCGCCACCGGCAACGTGACCGGACCGCACCTCCACCTGGAGATCCACCCCGGCGGCGACTCCACCGGGGTCGACCCGGCCGCCTGGCTGCGGGACAAGGGCCAGTCGCTCTGA
- the lxmK gene encoding class V lanthionine synthetase subunit LxmK translates to MNHLLAGLGLGELRSEDVDSLLGRNENWAGTTSAGFGVFVKHLDGGGADAVERIHRSRAFDSLIRHARRAGLSTPELIGYDEDARILVFDLVEDGRTLAEHFADGEAEDEWTGRAGHAIGTLHCLGSADAALPLDTSPFPFPDLHLLQALPLQSYLGLTFAEVTLWNILQGDAVLAEALVALRRSEEEAPKVPTHCDLRLDQFLVGDGTLFLTDGEEFRLADGARDVGAIAGEWLYRAITGMAGRTVDESGDALGEEPDHAEIVARGVREMDRVRPLIASFWSGYRSARGRADTGLATRATAYAGWHMIDRAMATAMRGSRLPAVSRAAMGIGRNALLQPEKFVSTLGLGDEA, encoded by the coding sequence GTGAACCACCTCCTCGCCGGTCTCGGCCTGGGCGAACTGCGCTCCGAGGACGTCGACTCACTCCTCGGGCGCAATGAGAACTGGGCAGGTACCACGTCGGCCGGCTTCGGCGTGTTCGTCAAGCACCTCGACGGCGGTGGCGCGGACGCCGTGGAGCGCATCCACCGCTCCAGGGCCTTCGACTCGCTGATCCGTCATGCCCGACGCGCCGGTCTCAGCACGCCTGAACTCATCGGGTACGACGAGGACGCACGGATCCTCGTGTTCGACCTGGTCGAGGACGGCCGCACGCTGGCCGAGCACTTCGCGGACGGTGAAGCCGAGGACGAGTGGACCGGCAGGGCAGGGCACGCCATCGGCACCTTGCACTGTCTTGGCTCTGCCGACGCGGCCCTTCCGTTGGATACGTCACCGTTCCCGTTTCCCGACCTGCACCTGCTCCAGGCACTTCCGCTCCAGTCGTACCTGGGGCTCACGTTCGCCGAGGTGACCCTGTGGAACATCCTTCAAGGAGACGCGGTCCTCGCTGAGGCCCTCGTGGCTCTGCGGAGGAGCGAAGAAGAGGCGCCAAAGGTGCCGACCCACTGTGACCTCAGGCTCGATCAGTTCCTCGTCGGTGACGGAACGCTGTTCCTGACGGACGGCGAGGAGTTCCGGCTCGCGGACGGGGCCCGGGACGTGGGCGCCATCGCGGGTGAGTGGCTGTACCGGGCCATCACCGGCATGGCCGGCCGCACCGTGGACGAGAGCGGCGACGCCCTGGGGGAGGAACCCGACCACGCCGAGATAGTTGCTCGCGGAGTGCGTGAAATGGACCGGGTGCGCCCCCTGATCGCCTCGTTCTGGTCCGGCTACCGCTCCGCTCGCGGCCGGGCCGACACCGGCCTCGCGACTCGCGCCACCGCCTACGCCGGCTGGCACATGATCGACCGGGCCATGGCCACGGCCATGCGGGGCAGCAGGCTGCCGGCCGTATCCCGCGCGGCCATGGGGATCGGCAGGAACGCGCTCCTGCAACCCGAGAAGTTCGTGTCCACGCTCGGACTGGGGGATGAGGCATGA
- a CDS encoding response regulator transcription factor has product MINVVIAHDQALLQAGLRNVLGDELNIRVVGTCRRSDVTETVERHRPKVVVLGDHASRARTLSSIDVLHSIRTPPKVVLLASRLDDSLTADALMKGASGVLEQDSTPEMLVSAIRVAATGGQVLANPASPTVVSLLNQGGIAPAIRERAGTLTPREIEVCALLAEGLSNTEIALRLHLSAATVKDHTRAIYIKLGTPNRVRAAILMYQLGMLAPANATVAS; this is encoded by the coding sequence GTGATCAACGTAGTGATCGCGCATGATCAAGCGCTGCTACAAGCAGGGTTGCGCAACGTTCTTGGAGACGAACTCAACATCAGAGTGGTGGGGACGTGTCGAAGATCCGACGTGACCGAGACAGTTGAACGTCACCGGCCGAAAGTCGTTGTTCTCGGCGACCACGCGTCACGCGCCCGGACCCTGTCGTCCATCGACGTGCTGCACAGCATCCGCACTCCGCCCAAAGTCGTCCTGCTCGCCAGCCGACTCGACGATTCCCTCACGGCGGATGCCCTGATGAAGGGCGCGTCCGGAGTCCTTGAGCAGGACTCCACCCCAGAGATGCTCGTGAGTGCCATACGCGTCGCTGCCACCGGTGGCCAGGTGCTGGCAAACCCGGCGTCCCCGACGGTCGTCAGTCTGCTCAACCAGGGAGGAATCGCGCCCGCGATCCGGGAGCGTGCCGGAACCCTGACTCCGAGGGAGATCGAGGTCTGCGCCCTGCTGGCGGAAGGCCTTTCCAACACGGAGATCGCCCTGCGCCTGCACCTCAGCGCGGCGACGGTGAAAGACCACACAAGGGCCATCTACATCAAACTCGGCACGCCCAATCGTGTGCGTGCCGCCATCCTGATGTACCAGTTGGGCATGCTCGCTCCAGCCAACGCCACCGTGGCGAGCTGA
- a CDS encoding ABC transporter ATP-binding protein, with product MDLTVNHGEVLALLGPNGAGKTTTVEVLEGFRRRTSGSVTVLGRDPDDGDEEWRGRLGIVFQSWRDHSRWRVGELLHHFASYYRSPRDVTEVLEALQLGDQVDQQCQKLSGGQRRRLDVALGIIGDPQLLFLDEPTTGFDPVVRREFHDLLTRLKTDGMTMVLTTHDLHEAERLADRIAILIDGRIAASGTSEELSEQARSQARVIWSADGGRQEEQTSDPSARAWQLHNEFGGPVPELEVHRPTLEDTYLRMIAEVK from the coding sequence GTGGATCTCACCGTCAACCACGGAGAGGTCCTCGCTCTGCTGGGCCCCAACGGCGCGGGGAAGACGACCACCGTGGAGGTGCTGGAGGGGTTCCGGCGGCGCACCAGCGGTTCCGTCACGGTCCTGGGACGGGACCCGGACGACGGCGACGAGGAGTGGCGGGGGCGGCTCGGCATCGTGTTCCAGTCCTGGCGCGATCACTCTCGCTGGCGGGTGGGGGAACTGCTGCACCACTTCGCCTCCTACTACCGAAGTCCCCGTGATGTGACCGAGGTTCTGGAGGCCCTTCAGCTCGGTGACCAGGTCGACCAGCAGTGCCAGAAGCTGTCGGGAGGCCAGCGGCGACGGCTGGACGTCGCCCTCGGCATCATCGGCGACCCGCAGCTGCTGTTCCTCGACGAACCGACGACCGGCTTCGACCCGGTCGTACGGCGCGAGTTCCACGATCTGCTCACGCGTTTGAAGACAGACGGCATGACGATGGTTCTCACCACACATGACCTGCACGAGGCGGAGCGTCTCGCCGACCGTATCGCCATCCTCATCGACGGCCGGATAGCCGCATCCGGGACGTCGGAGGAACTCAGTGAACAGGCCCGTTCCCAGGCCCGGGTGATCTGGTCGGCCGACGGCGGCCGGCAGGAGGAGCAGACCTCCGATCCTTCCGCGCGCGCCTGGCAGCTGCACAACGAATTCGGTGGGCCCGTGCCCGAGCTGGAGGTCCATCGGCCCACCCTCGAGGACACCTACCTGCGCATGATCGCGGAGGTGAAGTGA
- a CDS encoding transposase: MARPPALPSEEKVRIVVSVLSKDRTVAEAAREAQVSEQSISNWRRQFLQGGSAAMGGNLISHSTAQREQALSEEVRKLKQALGEAYVELMTWRRTGDYRRVPSGTSR, encoded by the coding sequence ATGGCCCGTCCTCCTGCACTCCCGTCCGAGGAGAAGGTGCGCATCGTGGTCTCCGTCCTCTCCAAGGACCGGACCGTCGCCGAGGCGGCCCGGGAAGCCCAGGTCTCCGAGCAGTCCATCTCGAACTGGCGACGGCAGTTCCTCCAGGGCGGCAGCGCGGCCATGGGGGGAAACCTGATCAGCCACAGCACGGCCCAGCGCGAGCAGGCCCTCTCCGAAGAGGTCAGGAAGCTGAAGCAGGCGCTCGGCGAGGCGTATGTGGAACTGATGACCTGGCGCAGAACAGGGGACTACCGGCGGGTCCCTTCTGGTACCTCGAGGTAG
- a CDS encoding T3SS effector HopA1 family protein, with translation MSDMLSDTLCSALDAIHIAETGNGLSARIGERDIEADTALALRDRLTMLIYECLHAGRPELAGGLPRTLRDADLERLLAQATPHPTTVRRTRLLGSDAGQAIVELDGLRVRVPMEICTEAAPEGAVDVALQAVRPALSPGFFLADGSAGRPEGKELLRLYVHVTDSSYAPDVWNTILTALEATGAPYRAKISSSPLLYPRRDALVVYLGSEVLHVADAVVQAAAASPGLGSATSPFTHELAPGLSCAWEPTDTRPGRSHMSFGEHRAAAVAEGLLNHVLAPTRSSRVEAVASALAQAGIDPRQPARDLVSPELPVLEGV, from the coding sequence ATGAGCGACATGCTCAGTGACACGCTTTGCAGCGCCCTCGACGCGATCCACATCGCCGAGACCGGGAACGGCCTCTCCGCGCGGATCGGTGAGCGCGACATCGAGGCCGACACCGCACTCGCCCTCAGGGATCGGCTCACGATGCTGATCTACGAGTGCCTGCATGCCGGGCGGCCCGAGCTGGCGGGAGGTCTGCCCCGTACGCTGCGCGACGCAGACCTTGAGCGGCTGCTGGCCCAGGCCACACCGCACCCGACCACCGTCCGCCGTACCCGCCTGCTCGGCAGTGACGCGGGGCAGGCGATCGTGGAGCTCGACGGCCTGCGGGTGCGGGTACCGATGGAGATCTGCACGGAAGCCGCCCCCGAAGGGGCCGTTGACGTGGCCCTTCAGGCGGTTCGCCCCGCGCTGTCCCCGGGCTTCTTCCTCGCCGACGGCTCCGCCGGTCGCCCTGAGGGCAAGGAACTGCTCAGGCTGTATGTCCACGTCACAGACAGCTCGTACGCGCCCGACGTCTGGAACACCATCCTGACGGCGCTCGAAGCCACGGGTGCCCCCTACCGGGCGAAGATCAGCTCCTCACCGTTGCTGTATCCGCGGCGCGATGCCCTGGTCGTCTACCTGGGCAGCGAGGTGCTGCACGTAGCGGACGCCGTCGTCCAGGCAGCTGCCGCGTCCCCCGGACTGGGCAGCGCCACCTCCCCGTTCACGCACGAACTGGCTCCCGGGCTCAGCTGCGCGTGGGAACCGACCGACACTCGTCCGGGCCGGTCGCACATGAGCTTCGGTGAGCACCGCGCGGCCGCCGTGGCCGAGGGACTGCTCAACCATGTCCTCGCCCCGACCCGTTCATCCCGCGTCGAGGCAGTCGCCTCGGCCCTGGCACAGGCGGGTATCGACCCCCGGCAGCCCGCGCGTGACCTCGTTTCCCCCGAGCTCCCCGTCCTCGAAGGGGTGTGA